TCGGACAGGACAGGGCCACATTGTCGCCCACGCGAACGCCGTGCTCGATCAGCAGGTTCGCCACCCGGTTGGATGCCGCATCGAGTTCCGCGTAGGAGATCTGATCGCCACCGAAGACGATCGCCGTGCGCGCCGGGTATCGCGACGCGGTGCTGGTCAGCAAACCTGAGACGTTCCGGGTCGAACTCGACTGTCGCCGCGTCCAGGCTTGGCTTCGGTGTAGTCGAGTAGCGACTACACCGAAGCCCCGCAGGTGTTACTCGTCGAGGAACTGAAGGGCGTGCTTCAGGAACCGCTCGGGATACTGGAACTGCGCTCCATGCCCGGCGTCGGGGTAGATCAGCAGTTGAGCGTTGGGGATGTTCTGGGCGAGGTGCCAGGAGTTGATCGAGGCGATCATCACGTCGTTCTCGCCGTTGAGGACCAGCGTCGGCTGGGTGATCGCGTTCAGGTAGGCGTAGGGATTCTCGCCCGGCAGCGGTTCCGTGTAGGTCGCGAACGCTTCAAGCTGTGCCTGTGCGACTTCGAGCGAGCTCGGCGAGTCCTGGTCGGCCCGCTGATGACGTCGCTCCCAGAAGGCCCGGCCCGCTTCCCGCGCGGCTTGCGAGCGGCCGAAGAACAGGAAGAGGAAGTCCTCCAGGTCCAGATCCGGATGCGTTGCGACCTCAGGCACCTTGGGGTCCATCGTCTGGTCCCCGCCGCGCAGGCCGGTGCCGAGCAGGAGGAGCTTGCGCACCAGCTGGGGGTGGCGCAGCGTGACCTCCTGTACCTGGAAACCGCCCATCGAGAAGCCGAGCAGATCGACCTGCTCCAGCCCCAGCGCCTGGATGACCGCGGCGATGTCGTCGGCCATGTCCTCGATCCGGTTACGCGGCTTGCCGGATGACAAGGCGATGCCGCGCCCGTCGAACAGGATGACCTCACGGCCTTCGGCCAGGCCGTCGGTGAGCAGGGGGTCCCAGTGGTCCAATCCGGCGCGGAAGTGCGGGACGAAGAAGAGCGGGACACCGGAGGCCTTGCCCCAGCGTCGGTAGGCGAATCGGTCGCCGTCGACCTCGATGAAACGAGTCGGCGCAGTCAGGTGCGTGTCACTCATGGCCTGACCTCTCTGTAGTGGGTGAGCAATACGATTATGGTCGTAATCTAAAAAGTCAACCACTGTGATGGCGGTCATAATCTAAGAGCCCGTGAAATAACCGAAGTCTGTTGTAGATAGTGATGTTGATCATCGATGTCGAACTCGTCATCAATGGCTCCTGGTCTGTGCGTGGTCGGGCACCGTGTTGTTCCTGACCTCAGCTGGTCAGGAAGTCCTCGCCTGCGCGCGCGTCGAGGCGTCCGAGAATGTTCTGGACCGTGCGATCCCGCGTCAGGTTGGAGTCCAGGGCGGGTGCGACGATGCCGCGGACCCTCGAGATCACTGTCCACCTACGCGGACGAAACACCCGCGCATCCCGGCGGCACAGACCCTCGACGATGGCCTCCGCAGCCTGTTCGGGGCTGATGCGCTTACGCAGGAACCTCGGTTGGGTGTCGAGCAGCGCCTGGGCTGCTGGATCCTCGTCGATGCTCTGCCTGATCATGTCTGTGTTGATCATCGCGAAGTAGGCGGTCGTGACGCTGACGCCATGAGCGGCGAGCTCGACCCGCAGTCCACGGCCAAGCTGCTCGACGGCTGCCTTGCTCATCGCGTACGGGATCGTGCCGACACCGTTGACGAACGCGAATACGGACGAGATCAGTACGAGCCGACCACGGTTCTCAATGAGGCACGGAAGGGCAGCACGTACCGTGTTGAGCACACCCCCGACGTTCACGTCGAAGAGCCGATCGACCACCGGAGCCGATGACGCCCGAAGGGTCACGCCCCGCGCGACCACACCAGCATTCGCGATCACGATGTCCAGACGGCCGGCGTTCCTGACCACGGTCTCGACCGCCCGGGTCACGTCGCCGAGGTCGGTCACATCACCGACCAGGAAGGTGACCCCCTCGTCGATCACCTCGCCCGCGGCCGGGCGATGCAGATCGACCACGAACACTCGAGCACCAGCGGCGGTCAGCGACCGCGCGGTCGCCGCCCCCAGGCCCGGCCGCCGCCGGTGACGAGGGCGACCTTCCCGGCGACCGACCTGTCGGACCTCTCAGGCATCGAGGAACCCCACAACCTCGGAGACGAACTGCCGGTGGTGCTGGAAGACGCCGCCGTGCCCGGAGTTGGGGTAAATCCTCAGCCGGGCGTTGGGGATCCGGCGGGCCATGTCGGTGGAGTTGCTGCTCGCGACCATGAGGTCGTGATCGCCATTGGCGACGAAGACCGGCTGGGTGATCACTGAGAGGTCGTCGGGTTGGTCCAGTCCGGCCACGCGGATGGCCTTCACCTGCGCGCGTCGAGCCTGCAGGGAGATCTTTTTGTCGCGATTGTGGGTGCGTTCCTTGAGCCGGGCGAGGTAGTCCTTCGCGGCCCGCTTGCCCTCGGCGTCGCGCGGGAAGAACAGGAATGTCTTGGCGTCTTTCAGGGTGAGCGCGGACTTGGCATAGGCCTTGACCACGACCTTGTTGATCTCTTTGATGCCGCCGCCTCCGCGGGGGCCGGTGCCGGCCAGGACCATCCGGCGTATGAGTTCGGGTGCCTGCAGGACCACCATCTGGGCGACTCCGCCGCCGAGGGAGAACCCGAGGAGGTCGACCTGCTGGAGTCCCATCGCCCGGATGAAGGCGATGGCATCGCGGCCCATCTCCTCGACGGTGTCCGGCACGGATCCTCCGGACGCGCCGACCCCGCGGTTGTCGAACGCGATCACCCGGCGATGGCCGGCGATGCCGTCGATGACCCTGGGGTCCCAGTCATCAAGGACAGCCATCAGGTGGTGCAGGAACACCACCGGAACGCCCCCAGCCGGACCGAGCTCCCGGTACGCGAACGGCACCCCGCCGACGTCGATCGTGCGGGTGGGCACGTCGACCCACGTCATGCTCTTCGTCGTCTTCATCTGAGACCCCATCGGCTACGGCGCGAGGACCGTGGCTCCGCGCAGTGACATTACGACCGTTCGTCTTACGACTGTAATATATACATGCCCGGACGGGGTGGTGGCAAGTGCTGCCCACCCGCTGCTCGCCGTGGGAGCCCCCCGTGCTGGGTGTCTGTAAGAGCCGTGCAATGGAGTACATGGGTTTGATGTTTGTCCAGGTCGTGTGTCACGAACGCTGAAGGGGGCGTGCATGTTGTAGCCACTGGATGCGGTGCTTTGCCCGTTGCTTGCTCGTTCGCGCGTCGCCGAGCCAGGTCATGAAGGCTCGACGAGCCTGACGCAAGGGTGCGTGCTCGTCACTGAAGACCTCAATGGGGTCATCGCGACGCTTCGACGCCATCCGATCGGCGACAACTACGACTTCAGCTCCTTCGGCGAGATCTGCGGCGTCGTCGTCACACCGCACGTAGTGTTCTCCCGTTCTCCGCACGCGAACGCGACCTTCAAAGGTGCTCTGCGCAAAGCGTCCGGGCTTGGGGAGCTGCTCCGATTCACCGGCAGCAGTTCACGCATCGCGGTATGACCCCCCTCCACACGACGACACGGATTCGATGTGTTGGGAGGCTGATCCGACCCGCAGGCTCGCGGCACTTCCGATCGCACTGTGGGAGCTCCCACTGGGCGTGTGGCTGATCGCCAAGGGCTTCAAGCCCTCACCTGACGACGCGGGTTGAGCGATTGTTCGGAACAGGGTGGTGGGTCAACGGGGACCGACCTGGCGCAGGTACCTCGGTACCTGCGCCAGGTCGGTCCGCACCCGGACTACCGGCTCACACGCGCTGGAGGGCGAAGCGCTGGTTGGCACCGCCGCCCGGGGTCCACTGCGAGATGCGGGCGCCGTCGGCGGTCGACGCGTTGAACACGTCCATCGCCAGGCCGCTCTGGCGGTTGACCAGGCTCACCGTGCCGCCGCCCTGGTCCACCACGCGCCACTGCTGGCTCGCGGCGTTGGAATCGGGTTGCTGGCTGATGTCGGCGCCGGTGCTCGAACTCGCGGCCTGCAACACCAGGCCGCTGTGCCGCGCCCGAATCCGGTAGTAGCCGCTACCCGAGTCGACGAAGTCGAACTGCTGGTTGAGCCCGCTGGACACCGACCACTGGATCATCAGCGCGCCGGCCGCGGTGGACGCGCCGTTGATGTCCGCGGCCTTGCCGCTGTGCTGGGCCACCAGCCGGTAGTACACGCCGGTCTGCGGACCGCTGCCGCCGCCCGCCGTCTCCACCGGTCGCCGGGACAGCGCCAGGGCCTGGCCGACATCCGGCAGGGGCCGCAGCCGGTAGGTGTAGGAGTAGTCCCGGTTGGCGAACAGCTTGTACTGGTCCAGAGTCTGCGCGCCCCAGCTGTCGTTGCCGCCGACACCCATCTGGCAGTGGTTGAGCCGCAGCACGACCTCCGAACGCCGCGTCAACTGGTAGTCGTGCCGGGCACCGGTCGACAGGTCCTCCGGGGTGAAGTGCGACGCGTTCACCTCCAGCAGCGGTTCGCCGAACGCGAGCAGGCCACGGCCGCTGCCGTTGACCAACGCTACCCACCGCACGTCGGTCTTGTTGCCGTTCTCCTGCGGCCGGATGTAACCGGTCCACTGCCCCGAGACGGTCGAGGAGTACACACCGACGTCGGACCCGCTGTTGCGGTCCCAGTGGTTCTCCTCCGGCCCACGGCCGTAGTAGCGCACCTGCTCCAGGTCCGCGGGCAGGAACAGGATCGTGCCCACCTCCGGGATGTACGGCAGGCTGGTCGCCCCGGGGTGCAGGGTGTTGTCCACCTTGATCTCCCCGTTGCCGTACACCGTGTACGTCGTGGTGTACGTCGACGTGGTGCTGGTCGGCAGGGTGCCGGTGACCGCGATCCGGACGGCGCGGTCCGACGGCTTGCTGACGGAGAACCCGGTCACGGTCCGGTCCAGGCCGGCACGCCGCCAGGTGCCGTTGCGGCTGGGCTGGCCGTTGCCCCGGTCGTTGTCCGTGGGCGCGCGCCAGAAGTTCGGCACCGGGCCGGAGTTGACCAGCCGCACGCCCATCGCGTCGAACGAGCTGATCGTGCCGGTCGCCTTGGCGAAGACGACGGTGAAGTCCGTGCCCGCGACGGTGACGCGGTCACTGGCCTCGGTGACCGTCAACGCCGGCACGTCCGCCACCGGCGTCGGCACGACGGGCGGGCTGGAGAAGTTCACCGGGAGCTGTTGCCGCGCCACCTCGTACCCCGCGTCGGCCCAGGCCGTGGTGGTCGTCAGGGTGAACGACAGTTCGAGGAAGTGCTCCTCCCCCGGCGCCGGGGCGGTCGGCCGCTGCACGGGCAGCTGCACGGTCTTGCTCGTCAACGGCGCGATGTCGAGCTGCGCGGCGGTGAGCGCTCCACTTTGGATGGCTGTGCCGTCGGCGACCAGCGCCCACCGGCCGGTGAACTCGTTGACGTTGGTGAACAGGTTCTCGTTGGTGATCTTGACGACCCCGCTGGTGACGTCCGCGCCCGCCGAGACGGTGATCGCCTGGTAGACCCGCTTGACCTCGGCCGCCTTGCCGGCCGGCCGCCGGTCCGCGGTGACGATGCCGTTGGCACAGAAGTTGCCGTCGTTGGGGTTGTCGCCCCAGTCGCCGCCGTACGCGAGGTAGGTCCCGCTGCCGCCCGACGGGATCGGCCGGCGCAGGCCCTGGTCGACGAAGTCCCAGATGTACCCGCCTTGCAGGACCGGATAGCGCCGGACGATGTCCCAGTACTCCTTGAAGTTGCCGGTGGAGTTGCCCATCGAGTGCGAGTACTCGATCATCACGTACGGGCGGGTGTCGGAGGTGTCCCTGGCTCGGCCCTCGACCGTGGACGGGCTCTCGTACATCCGGGACCGGATGTCGCTGACCTCGCGCCGGTTGTCGCCCTCGTAGTGGACGATCCGGGTCGGGTCGGCCGAGCGGATCGCGTTGCGCATCGTCACGAAGTTGCTGCCGCCGCCCGCCTCGTTGCCGAGCGACCAGATGACGACCGACGGGTGGTTCTTGTCGCGGTGCACCATCTGGACGGCCCGGTCCACGACGGCCGCGGTCCAGGCGGAGTTGGAGCCGGGGTAGTTGTCCCGCACGCCGTGGGTCTCCAGGTTGGCCTCGTCCATGACGTAGATGCCGTACTCGTCGGCGAGGTCGTACCACACCGCGTTGTTGGGGTAGTGCGAGGTCCGGACGGCGTTGATGTTGAGCCGCTTCATCAGCTTGATGTCGGTGACCATGTCCTCGCGGGTCAACGCCTGCCCGCGGTCGGGGTTGGTCTCGTGCCGGTTGGTGCCGCGCAACGACACGGGCTGACCGTTGATCCGCATCAGGCCGCCCGAGAGCGTGAACTCGCGGAAGCCGACCCGTGCCGACGCGGTCTGGGTGACCGCGCCGGACGGGTCGCGCAGTTGCAGCACGGCGGTGTAGAGGTTCGGGTGCTCGGCCGACCAGAGCTTCGGGCCCTGGACGGCCTGGAAACCCTGCGCCGTCGCGTCCTGCCCGACCGGCACCGCGCCCACGTTCACCGGTACCCGCAGGGGCGACGGCCAGACGGCCTGCCGGTTGGCGTCGTAGAGCTGGACCTCCACCGAGTACGTCCCCGACTGCTGCGCGCCGCGGTTGCGCACCGCGACCTTCACCGCCAGGTCGGCGTTGGTGTAGTTGTCCCGCAACGGGGTGGTGAGCGTGAAGTCGCGCAGGTGCACCGCGGGCATCGAGTACAGGAAGACCGGCCGGAAGATCCCGGACAGCCGGATCATGTCCTGGTCCTCCATCCAGTCCCCGTCCGGGAACCGGTAGACCTCGACCGCGACCAGGTTGGAGCCGGCCCGGACGTAGTCGGTGACGTCGAACTCGGCCGGCGTGTACGAGCCCTCGCGGTACCCGACCTTCGTTCCGTTGACCCACAGGTAGAACCCGGACTTGACGCCCTCGAAGTGCAGGTGGACCCGCCGCCCCTGCCAGGCGGCCGGGAGGTCGAACCGCCGGCGGTACTGGCCGACCGGGTTGAACCGCGTCGGCGCGAACGGCGGCTGGGCGTTCTCGTTCTGCCCGTTGACACCCCACCAGGGGTAGGTGAAGTTGGTGTAGATCGGGAAGTCGTAGCCGTGCTGCTGCCAGTTGGCGGGCACCGGGATGGTCGGCCAGGCGGTGTCGTCGACGTCGGTGCGGTGGAAGTTCAGGTCACGGTCGGCGGGCTTGGCGACGTGCTTGAACCGCCACGTCCCGGTGAGGTCGAGCCGGTACGGCGACGTGGTGCGGTCGGCGTCCAGCGCCTGCTGGAGGTCGGCGTACGGCATGGAGGTCGCGTGCGGCGGCTCCGAGTTGACCTCGAAGATCCCGATGTTGTTGTTCCACTCGGGGTAACCGTTGGGCGGGTCCACCCACGCCGCCGCGACTCCGGGTGCCGCGCCGGGCGCGCCCGACGCGATCCCGCCCGGCAGGGCCACGCCCCCCAAAGCGGCGAGCCCCCCGCCGAGAACCGTGCGCCGGCGGATGGATCGTCCTTGGTCCTGCGGGTCGATCATCATCGTCTCCCGTGAGTGCGTGGAACTGTGATGGCGGCGTCAGGTCCGCAGCTTCCGCTGCCGGTTCAGTCCGGGCTGTGCTCCGACATCGCCCAACGCGGGCACCACCAGCGGCACCGGGATCGTCGGTGCGGGGTGGGTTCGAGGTGGCCGACCGCGCGACATCCGGCTGGGGCGCGGGCTCTTCAACGGTCGGGAACCCCGACCCGCTGATCGGAGTAGCTCATGTTGTCGATGTGCAGGTACATCACGTACGTCCGGGTGGTGGCGTTGTAGATGACCTTGGGCCGTTCGACGATGCGGGTTCGGCCCGAGGTCGCCACTGCCCTGTTTCGCCAGTGCGATCCCCTGGTGGGTCCAGTTCGCCAGGTCGGTCGAGGTGTAGCAGGGGATGCCCTGGAAGGCGGTGTTCGCCGTGGTCTGGCCCGTTTTGTCCTCGCCGAAGCCGTACCAGGTGGTGCCGACCTGGACGATGCCGAGGCCGTGCAACTGCAGCGCACGGCCGGCGGTGTCGGTGCGGGTGACGCCGAGGGTGAACGTGCTCGTCGCCGCGTGCGCCCGTTCGGCGGGCACGAGAACGCCGGCCAGGACGACGAGCAGGGCGAGCGGCCGGTTCGCCTGGCACCTCGGAACCTGGTGCGGTGAGCTGGACATCGGTGCCCTCTCCACGGGAGCAGTCGGCGTCGAACCGGTTCGCTCGATGGGTTCGCCAGGATGGTACAAACCCGGTCGGCGGCAGGTCAACGACGTCTTGCGCCCGACGGCGGCAAGTGATCATCCGCCGGACGTCGCCGCAGCCCGGGGATCGCCATGGATCCCTTCTGCCGTCTCGATATCGGCGAGTGTGCCCGAACGGATCCGGCAGCCACTCCCCGACGGCGGGACCGCGCGGGACGTGAAATTTACGCCGCAACCGAGCAGGCCGTCGAA
This window of the Amycolatopsis balhimycina FH 1894 genome carries:
- a CDS encoding alpha/beta fold hydrolase, which gives rise to MTAITVVDFLDYDHNRIAHPLQRGQAMSDTHLTAPTRFIEVDGDRFAYRRWGKASGVPLFFVPHFRAGLDHWDPLLTDGLAEGREVILFDGRGIALSSGKPRNRIEDMADDIAAVIQALGLEQVDLLGFSMGGFQVQEVTLRHPQLVRKLLLLGTGLRGGDQTMDPKVPEVATHPDLDLEDFLFLFFGRSQAAREAGRAFWERRHQRADQDSPSSLEVAQAQLEAFATYTEPLPGENPYAYLNAITQPTLVLNGENDVMIASINSWHLAQNIPNAQLLIYPDAGHGAQFQYPERFLKHALQFLDE
- a CDS encoding SDR family NAD(P)-dependent oxidoreductase; translation: MGAATARSLTAAGARVFVVDLHRPAAGEVIDEGVTFLVGDVTDLGDVTRAVETVVRNAGRLDIVIANAGVVARGVTLRASSAPVVDRLFDVNVGGVLNTVRAALPCLIENRGRLVLISSVFAFVNGVGTIPYAMSKAAVEQLGRGLRVELAAHGVSVTTAYFAMINTDMIRQSIDEDPAAQALLDTQPRFLRKRISPEQAAEAIVEGLCRRDARVFRPRRWTVISRVRGIVAPALDSNLTRDRTVQNILGRLDARAGEDFLTS
- a CDS encoding alpha/beta fold hydrolase, with amino-acid sequence MPFAYRELGPAGGVPVVFLHHLMAVLDDWDPRVIDGIAGHRRVIAFDNRGVGASGGSVPDTVEEMGRDAIAFIRAMGLQQVDLLGFSLGGGVAQMVVLQAPELIRRMVLAGTGPRGGGGIKEINKVVVKAYAKSALTLKDAKTFLFFPRDAEGKRAAKDYLARLKERTHNRDKKISLQARRAQVKAIRVAGLDQPDDLSVITQPVFVANGDHDLMVASSNSTDMARRIPNARLRIYPNSGHGGVFQHHRQFVSEVVGFLDA
- a CDS encoding glycoside hydrolase family 2 TIM barrel-domain containing protein, which codes for MIDPQDQGRSIRRRTVLGGGLAALGGVALPGGIASGAPGAAPGVAAAWVDPPNGYPEWNNNIGIFEVNSEPPHATSMPYADLQQALDADRTTSPYRLDLTGTWRFKHVAKPADRDLNFHRTDVDDTAWPTIPVPANWQQHGYDFPIYTNFTYPWWGVNGQNENAQPPFAPTRFNPVGQYRRRFDLPAAWQGRRVHLHFEGVKSGFYLWVNGTKVGYREGSYTPAEFDVTDYVRAGSNLVAVEVYRFPDGDWMEDQDMIRLSGIFRPVFLYSMPAVHLRDFTLTTPLRDNYTNADLAVKVAVRNRGAQQSGTYSVEVQLYDANRQAVWPSPLRVPVNVGAVPVGQDATAQGFQAVQGPKLWSAEHPNLYTAVLQLRDPSGAVTQTASARVGFREFTLSGGLMRINGQPVSLRGTNRHETNPDRGQALTREDMVTDIKLMKRLNINAVRTSHYPNNAVWYDLADEYGIYVMDEANLETHGVRDNYPGSNSAWTAAVVDRAVQMVHRDKNHPSVVIWSLGNEAGGGSNFVTMRNAIRSADPTRIVHYEGDNRREVSDIRSRMYESPSTVEGRARDTSDTRPYVMIEYSHSMGNSTGNFKEYWDIVRRYPVLQGGYIWDFVDQGLRRPIPSGGSGTYLAYGGDWGDNPNDGNFCANGIVTADRRPAGKAAEVKRVYQAITVSAGADVTSGVVKITNENLFTNVNEFTGRWALVADGTAIQSGALTAAQLDIAPLTSKTVQLPVQRPTAPAPGEEHFLELSFTLTTTTAWADAGYEVARQQLPVNFSSPPVVPTPVADVPALTVTEASDRVTVAGTDFTVVFAKATGTISSFDAMGVRLVNSGPVPNFWRAPTDNDRGNGQPSRNGTWRRAGLDRTVTGFSVSKPSDRAVRIAVTGTLPTSTTSTYTTTYTVYGNGEIKVDNTLHPGATSLPYIPEVGTILFLPADLEQVRYYGRGPEENHWDRNSGSDVGVYSSTVSGQWTGYIRPQENGNKTDVRWVALVNGSGRGLLAFGEPLLEVNASHFTPEDLSTGARHDYQLTRRSEVVLRLNHCQMGVGGNDSWGAQTLDQYKLFANRDYSYTYRLRPLPDVGQALALSRRPVETAGGGSGPQTGVYYRLVAQHSGKAADINGASTAAGALMIQWSVSSGLNQQFDFVDSGSGYYRIRARHSGLVLQAASSSTGADISQQPDSNAASQQWRVVDQGGGTVSLVNRQSGLAMDVFNASTADGARISQWTPGGGANQRFALQRV